The proteins below come from a single Crateriforma spongiae genomic window:
- a CDS encoding phenylacetate--CoA ligase family protein, with protein sequence MSVPSFDDPNRYPTSVRLKQLQLQKLNRTLAALVDRPFYRQRLTSLTSAGLKLPLSDLSQLEQLPLLRKEELVPEQPGQPAKIFDLPSMHDYVRIHQTSGSRGWPMPVFDTAEDWDWWIDCWQYVLDAAGVTERDVAMMAFSFGPFIGFWTANDALIRRGALVVPGGGLSSEARLKMILQHRCTVVCCTPTYALHLAGVADGDGVDLAASDVRTVIVAGEPGGSLPAVRQRIESAFGATVVDHAGASEVGAWGCGDANGAGMHVIETEFIAERLVINDDDSWRKADDGETAELVLTNLGRLGGPVLRYRTGDLVRGIQNHDQACPFLWLDGGVLGRADDMLIVRGVNIFPSSIDTIVREIEPAGEYRVTVTRRESMDQLKVEIETSTERMDQIRTACRDRLAMRVDLVAAVPGSLPRFEAKAKRWVDRRTD encoded by the coding sequence ATGTCCGTGCCCAGCTTTGACGATCCGAACCGCTATCCGACGTCGGTGCGTCTGAAGCAGCTTCAGCTGCAGAAGCTGAACCGGACGTTGGCCGCGTTGGTCGATCGCCCGTTTTATCGCCAGCGCCTGACGTCGCTGACATCGGCTGGACTGAAATTGCCGCTCTCGGATCTCAGCCAGCTGGAACAGTTGCCACTGTTGCGAAAAGAAGAACTGGTTCCCGAACAGCCGGGGCAGCCGGCGAAGATTTTCGATCTGCCGTCAATGCACGACTACGTTCGCATCCACCAAACCAGCGGCAGTCGCGGGTGGCCGATGCCGGTGTTTGATACTGCCGAGGACTGGGATTGGTGGATCGATTGTTGGCAGTATGTATTGGACGCCGCGGGCGTGACGGAGCGTGATGTCGCGATGATGGCGTTTTCGTTTGGGCCGTTCATCGGATTCTGGACGGCCAATGATGCGCTGATTCGACGTGGTGCATTGGTGGTGCCCGGCGGCGGTCTATCCAGCGAAGCCCGGCTAAAGATGATTCTGCAACATCGGTGTACGGTCGTTTGTTGTACCCCCACTTATGCCCTGCACCTTGCCGGGGTGGCCGACGGCGACGGCGTCGATCTGGCGGCGTCCGATGTTCGGACGGTGATCGTCGCCGGTGAACCGGGTGGCAGTTTGCCCGCGGTCCGCCAGCGAATCGAATCCGCGTTCGGAGCCACCGTGGTCGATCATGCCGGTGCCAGCGAAGTCGGCGCCTGGGGGTGCGGCGATGCCAACGGGGCCGGCATGCATGTGATCGAAACGGAGTTCATTGCGGAACGCTTGGTGATCAATGATGACGATTCGTGGCGAAAGGCCGATGACGGCGAAACCGCGGAATTGGTTCTGACCAATCTGGGACGCCTAGGCGGACCCGTTTTGCGGTATCGCACGGGGGACTTGGTACGGGGCATACAAAACCACGACCAAGCTTGCCCGTTTTTGTGGCTCGACGGCGGCGTGCTGGGGCGAGCCGACGACATGCTGATTGTTCGTGGTGTCAATATTTTTCCCAGCAGTATCGACACCATCGTTCGAGAGATTGAACCCGCCGGTGAATACCGCGTGACGGTGACGCGGAGAGAATCAATGGATCAACTAAAGGTTGAGATCGAAACATCGACCGAGCGCATGGACCAAATCCGTACCGCCTGTCGCGACCGATTGGCGATGCGGGTGGACTTGGTGGCGGCGGTGCCGGGCAGCCTGCCACGATTCGAAGCAAAGGCCAAACGTTG